From Pleurocapsa sp. PCC 7319:
ACGGAATTACCTCTAAATGACTTGCTACCAATGCAGTGCCAAGTTAATCTCCTAGATTTACTAGAAGAATATCAAAAAGATATGTAACCTCAGTTCGGGTTAAGGCAATTCAAGGCTAAGGTCAGCTCTAAGCTGTAAGTCATAAGCTCTAAGCTTTTTTTGGATTATTTTTCTGCCAACCTCATTATGATTTAACGTAAATCATGGTTTTTCCATCAACCGCACCAAAAGCGTTTCAGCTTATCCCGAATTCAGGTTATGTAGGAAGCAATCAAAGTTTAAGGAGTATTTGGCGATTGAACGAAGCCCACGCTAAGTGATCACGGCTAAAATCTGGCATCAAGATTTTACGCGAATAAGCCGATGAAACCGAAACTATCTTACACCATCTGGTTTAGTCAAAGGACGGGTAGCACCCTGCTTTGTAGAGCCTTGCAGTCTACTGGTCTAGCGGGGAAACCTAGTGAATGGCTGAATGCCTCAGATTTGTTAGGTAAATATCAACTTGACAATTACTTGCTTACCGAATGCGAGCGTAAAGCCCCTGGCTTCAGACATGGGGATACAAAGGCGCGTAGTTTGCCGCATGTAGCGAGGGGATGGCTTGGCAACTTTTATTGATGCTTAAATTATGATACAATATCAATCATGAAGACCTACAAATTCAAGTTATACCAACATCAAAGAAATAAATATTTGCACTATTCAATTAATGCTAGTGCCAGTATTTATAATCACTGTATAGCGTTGCACAAACGCTACTACAAAATGTTTGGCAAGCACTTAAATCAGTATCGTCTCATGAAGCATATAGCCAAATTAAGAAAGCGTAAAAAATACTGGAAACAGGTAGGTTCACAAGCTGTACAAGATATAATTCAACGCATTGAGAAGGCCTACAAATTATTCTTCAAGCAGCATCAGAAAGGAACTAGACCCCCTAACTTTAAAAAGCGTAGAAAGTATAAATCTTTCACTTTAAAACAAGCTGGTTATAAGTTTTTGTCTGAAAACAAAATCAAAATAGGAAATAAATTATTTAAGTTTTCTCTGAGTAGAAAAATCGAAGGAAAAATCAAGACCTTAACTGTTAAAAGAAATAGCTTGGGCGAGTTGTTCTTGCTGGTGGTAACTGACTATCAACAAGAATATATTCCAGTCGTGACGGGTAAAAGCGCAGGTTGGGATTTTGGCTTAAAGACTTTTCTAACTGGCAGTGATGGTACGAAAATTAAATCGCCACTATTTTTTAACCGACTGAGAAATAAACTAAAAGCTGCCAACCGCTCTCTATCCAGAAAAAAGAAAGGTTCTCATAACTGGTATCGAGCCAAAGACCATCTCAATCGAATTTATGAAGAGATCTCAAACCAGCGTCGTGATTGGTTCTGGAAGTTAGCTAACAAGCTAACCAATGAATACGACGTACTGATATTTGAAGATTTGAATCTCGACGGTATGAAACGGTTGTGGGGCAGAAAAGTAAGCGACTTGAGTTGGGCTTCCTTTCTAGAAGTCCTCGAAACTGTTGCTGCCAATAAAGGAAAGCTAGTTCACTATATCGACCGCTTTTATCCCAGCTCTAAAACTTGCTCTTGTTGTAGCTATATCAATCAAGAGTTAAGTCTCAAAGATAGAGAATGGACTTGTATTGAGTGCAATACCAGTTTGGATAGAGATAAAAACGCTGCAATTAATATTCAAAGGGTTGGGGCATCAACCCTTAAGCTAGGAGATGTCAGACAGGTTCAACCTGCTATCTCTGCCTGAATTTAGAATCCCCTGCGTTCACGCATGGGGAGTATGTCAACAGTCTCCCCAAATAGCTAGAGTCATTCCTGGATAGTAGATATTCACAAACATAGTTTGACCATCAGGCGAAAAGCATACTCCAGCAAATTCGCTATTGTTTAGGGCGTTACGAGCAAACTTATAATATTCTCCTGCGGGTGTAATGCCCACCAGAAATTGTTCTCCTCTGCCATCTTCGCAAACTATCAGATCGCCGAAAGGAGCTAGAGTTAAATTATCAGGATAATCTAATACTCCACTACCAGGAGACTCAACAAATAATTCTACTGTTTGTTTGGCAGGATTATAACGGAAGATCTGACCTACCTGGGCTGCACCACCATTGGTAGCAGTCCAATATAATTCCCCATTGGCATAACACATACCCTCTCCCCGACGAAATATTGCTGCCCCCTTAGTTTGAGCTTCGTACCGCAAAGTGTCGTGTTCTGGATCGACATCCTCTAGTTTGACCCAGCTTACTGCTTGAGGCTTGCCCACAGGAAAATTAACTCCTGTATCTATTTGGGGTAAATCTTTAATTACCAAAGCTTCTAGAGTACCTCCCTCCTG
This genomic window contains:
- a CDS encoding Stf0 family sulfotransferase: MKPKLSYTIWFSQRTGSTLLCRALQSTGLAGKPSEWLNASDLLGKYQLDNYLLTECERKAPGFRHGDTKARSLPHVARGWLGNFY
- a CDS encoding RNA-guided endonuclease TnpB family protein — translated: MKTYKFKLYQHQRNKYLHYSINASASIYNHCIALHKRYYKMFGKHLNQYRLMKHIAKLRKRKKYWKQVGSQAVQDIIQRIEKAYKLFFKQHQKGTRPPNFKKRRKYKSFTLKQAGYKFLSENKIKIGNKLFKFSLSRKIEGKIKTLTVKRNSLGELFLLVVTDYQQEYIPVVTGKSAGWDFGLKTFLTGSDGTKIKSPLFFNRLRNKLKAANRSLSRKKKGSHNWYRAKDHLNRIYEEISNQRRDWFWKLANKLTNEYDVLIFEDLNLDGMKRLWGRKVSDLSWASFLEVLETVAANKGKLVHYIDRFYPSSKTCSCCSYINQELSLKDREWTCIECNTSLDRDKNAAINIQRVGASTLKLGDVRQVQPAISA